From the genome of Anaerohalosphaeraceae bacterium, one region includes:
- the dnaG gene encoding DNA primase codes for MAGSFDYSLISRIQQANDIVDVVSEHLRLDKKGKELVGLCPFHSDHRPSLYVSPAKQIFKCFACGAGGDVLKFVQMRENLTFPQAVERLAQRAGIALDPSWKKRQSAGNEPSAETLARINRWAMQVWQQNLWHPEKGAAARQYLEQRKIAKDIARQWNLGLALDSWDDLTARAAIAKIKSALLVSAGLSVPKDTGGVYDKFRNRLMFPILDVSGRVIGFGGRTLANDPAKYMNSPSTLLFDKSRCLYGLYQARHAVVESGTAVVVEGYTDALMAHQHGIRNVVATLGTSFTEGHAHLLRRFAKRIILLFDSDTAGRAAAERALEICLSEKIDIRMAFVPEGKDPCDYILQAGPEAFKRVLDNAQDIFEYSWKRLQEQVEQSDTLRDRAEAARTFLQHVAAGITTGKIDTISRTILLSRLSSLLNVPVSRIEAELKKIIKKSEISNPDEPKNPSSVHYIIEAQREVLRALLNEPGLMAEEEGKIQSELFTEPILKEIADVLLTALCDGLEPTIAQLCGHFESPQTAQTIVQLYEEGQQTGHLRSRLHKALEVLREDLRIREKEAFKAAATGSDDQALRKVDEIARTQKGNPRSGILKL; via the coding sequence TTGGCCGGCTCTTTTGATTACAGTTTGATAAGCCGAATTCAGCAGGCCAACGACATTGTCGATGTGGTCTCTGAACACCTTCGCCTCGACAAGAAAGGCAAGGAACTGGTTGGGTTATGTCCATTTCACAGTGACCATCGGCCGAGTCTCTATGTCAGCCCCGCCAAGCAGATTTTTAAATGCTTTGCCTGCGGGGCAGGCGGCGATGTCCTGAAGTTTGTCCAAATGCGGGAAAATCTGACCTTCCCACAGGCGGTTGAGCGCCTTGCCCAGCGGGCGGGGATCGCCCTGGACCCTTCCTGGAAAAAGCGGCAATCCGCCGGAAATGAACCCAGCGCGGAAACCCTTGCCAGAATCAATCGATGGGCGATGCAGGTCTGGCAGCAGAATCTCTGGCATCCGGAAAAAGGCGCGGCGGCTCGACAATATCTGGAACAACGCAAAATCGCCAAAGACATTGCACGACAATGGAATCTCGGTCTGGCTTTGGACAGCTGGGATGACCTGACCGCCAGGGCCGCCATCGCAAAGATAAAATCGGCTCTTCTTGTTTCCGCCGGCCTTTCTGTGCCTAAAGACACCGGGGGCGTGTATGACAAATTCCGCAATCGCCTGATGTTCCCCATTCTGGACGTCAGCGGACGTGTTATCGGTTTCGGCGGACGCACATTGGCCAACGACCCCGCCAAATACATGAATTCGCCGAGCACCCTTCTTTTCGACAAAAGCCGCTGCCTTTACGGACTGTATCAGGCCCGGCATGCCGTCGTCGAAAGCGGAACCGCCGTGGTCGTCGAGGGCTACACAGATGCCCTGATGGCGCACCAGCACGGCATCCGAAACGTTGTTGCCACACTCGGCACCAGCTTTACGGAAGGACATGCCCATCTGCTCCGCCGGTTTGCCAAACGAATCATTCTGCTTTTTGACAGCGACACGGCCGGCCGAGCCGCGGCGGAGCGGGCCCTGGAAATCTGCCTTTCCGAAAAAATCGATATCCGGATGGCCTTTGTCCCGGAAGGAAAAGACCCCTGTGATTACATTCTCCAGGCCGGACCGGAGGCCTTCAAAAGGGTTCTGGACAACGCCCAGGATATTTTTGAGTATTCCTGGAAGCGTCTTCAGGAACAAGTTGAACAAAGCGACACCTTGAGGGACCGCGCCGAGGCCGCCCGCACCTTTCTCCAGCATGTGGCCGCCGGCATTACCACCGGAAAAATCGACACCATTTCCCGGACGATCCTGCTGAGCCGACTGAGCAGTCTCCTGAATGTTCCGGTCAGCCGAATTGAGGCCGAACTGAAAAAAATCATCAAAAAAAGTGAAATTTCCAATCCGGATGAACCGAAAAATCCCTCTTCCGTTCATTATATTATAGAGGCACAGCGGGAAGTCCTTCGGGCCCTTCTGAATGAGCCGGGCCTGATGGCCGAAGAGGAGGGAAAAATTCAATCGGAACTCTTTACGGAGCCGATACTTAAAGAAATTGCGGATGTCCTTTTGACCGCCCTTTGCGACGGGCTGGAGCCCACAATTGCTCAGCTGTGCGGGCATTTTGAATCGCCCCAGACGGCCCAGACAATTGTGCAGCTGTATGAAGAAGGACAGCAGACCGGACACCTCCGCTCACGTCTTCACAAAGCCCTGGAGGTTTTGCGGGAAGACCTGCGGATTCGGGAAAAAGAGGCCTTCAAAGCCGCCGCCACAGGCAGCGATGACCAGGCCCTGCGAAAAGTCGATGAAATAGCAAGAACCCAGAAAGGAAACCCGCGCTCCGGTATCTTGAAATTGTAA